The following coding sequences lie in one Populus nigra chromosome 15, ddPopNigr1.1, whole genome shotgun sequence genomic window:
- the LOC133673777 gene encoding uncharacterized protein LOC133673777 isoform X1: protein MSGLRRPWSDNTPLLSSRKEKQHTSPVSRSSPSSVEMSTAAATTTPRRSIFLGVDVGTGSARAGLFDESGKLLGSASSPIQIWKEGDCVEQSSTDIWHAICAAVKSACSLANVSGDEVTGMGFAATCSLVAVDADGSPVTVSWSGDSRRNVIVWMDHRAVKQAEKINSSNSPVLQYCGGALSPEMEPPKLLWVKENLPESWSMVFRWMDLSDWLSYRATGDDTRSLCTTVCKWTYLGHAHMQQLNGKDSRNMETCGWDDDFWEEIGLGDLVDGHHAKIGRSVAFPGHPLGSGLTPTAAQELGLVAGTPVGTSLIDAHAGGVGIMESVPELGSEAKENDNEAICHRMALICGTSTCHMAVSRNKLFIPGVWGPFWSAMIPEYWLTEGGQSATGALLDYIIENHAASPRLANRAASLKISMFELLSNTIKTMIDELKSPFLAALTEHIHVLPDFHGNRSPIADPKSKGIVFGLTLETSERQLALLYLATVQGIAYGTRHIVEHCNAHGHKIDTLLACGGLSKNSLYIQEHADILGCPIVLPRESESVLLGAAILGAVASKKYSSLTEAMKALNAAGQVIHPSENPKVKKYHDAKYRIFRELYEQQLSQRSIMAQALE, encoded by the exons ATGTCTGGTTTAAGAAGGCCGTGGTCCGATAATACTCCTCTATTGTCCTCACgtaaagaaaaacaacataCCTCCCCTGTCTCCCGCTCCTCTCCTTCCTCAGTCGAAATGTCAACCGCCGCCGCAACCACCACTCCTCGCCGCTCCATCTTCCTTGGCGTCGACGTCGGCACCGGCAGCGCCCGCGCTG GCCTGTTTGATGAGAGTGGAAAACTTCTGGGGTCTGCTAGTAGTCCTATACAAATATGGAAAGAAGGTGACTGTGTTGAg CAATCTTCGACAGATATTTGGCATGCCATATGTGCCGCTGTGAAATCTGCGTGCTCCCTTGCAAATGTTTCAGGGGATGAAGTGACAGGGATGGGATTCGCGGCTACTTGTTCTCTTG TTGCGGTCGATGCTGATGGAAGCCCTGTTACAGTTTCCTGGAGTGGTGATTCAAGACGGAATGTTATAGTATGGATGGATCATAGAGCTGTTAAACAAGCTGAAAAGATCAATTCTTCTAACTCACCAGTATTGCAATATTGTGGTGGAGCTCTTTCTCCTGAAATGGAGCCACCAAAG CTTTTATGGGTGAAAGAAAATTTGCCAGAATCTTGGTCGATGGTGTTTAGATGGATGGACTTGAGTGATTGGTTGTCATACAG AGCAACTGGAGATGATACTCGGAGTCTGTGCACAACAGTATGCAAATGGACTTATCTTGGTCATGCACACATGCAGCAGTTGAATGGGAAAGATTCCCGCAACATGGAAACTTGTGGATgggatgatgatttttgggaagAGATTGGCTTAGGTGATCTTGTTGATGGGCATCATGCTAAAATTG GACGAAGTGTAGCTTTCCCTGGTCATCCTTTGGGTTCTGGTTTAACTCCTACAGCTGCACAG GAACTGGGTCTTGTGGCAGGAACACCTGTGGGGACTTCACTGATAGATGCTCATGCTGGTGGTGTGGGGATAATGGAAAGTGTCCCCGAGTTAGGTTCTGAAGCTAAAG AGAATGATAATGAAGCTATATGTCATCGTATGGCATTAATCTGCGGTACTTCTACCTGTCATATGGCTGTGTCCCGAAACAAGCTATTTATTCCTGGGGTCTGGGGACCGTTTTGGTCAg CGATGATACCTGAGTACTGGCTTACAGAAGGTGGACAGAGTGCTACTGGTGCATTATTAgattatataattgaaaatcaTGCTGCTTCTCCCAGACTTGCAAATCGTGCTGCTTCTTTAA AAATATCCATGTTTGAACTACTGAGCAATACAATCAAGACAATGATAGATGAACTGAAGTCTCCATTCCTTGCTGCTTTGACTGAACATATACATGTCCTTCCTGATTTTCATGGAAATAG GTCTCCCATTGCAGATCCAAAATCCAAAGGAATTGTTTTTGGCCTGACTCTAGAAACGAGTGAGAGACAGTTGGCTCTTTTATACCTTGCTACCGTACAGGGTATTGCATATGGTACACGTCACATTGTGGAGCACTGCAACGCTCATGGTCATAAA ATCGATACATTACTTGCATGTGGTGGCCTCTCAAAGAACTCCCTCTACATCCAAGAACATGCAGATATCCTTG GTTGCCCTATTGTACTTCCACGAGAAAGTGAATCTGTACTCTTGGGTGCTGCTATTCTTGGTGCCGTTGCTTCAAAGAAATACTCAAGTCTTACTGAGGCCATGAAGGCGCTGAATGCAGCTGGTCAG GTCATTCATCCATCAGAAAACCCAAAGGTGAAGAAGTATCATGATGCCAAATATCGTATTTTCCGTGAGCTCTATGAGCAGCAGCTCTCTCAGCGTTCTATCATGGCTCAAGCCTTGGAGTAG
- the LOC133673777 gene encoding uncharacterized protein LOC133673777 isoform X2 encodes MSGLRRPWSDNTPLLSSRKEKQHTSPVSRSSPSSVEMSTAAATTTPRRSIFLGVDVGTGSARAGLFDESGKLLGSASSPIQIWKEGDCVEQSSTDIWHAICAAVKSACSLANVSGDEVTGMGFAATCSLVAVDADGSPVTVSWSGDSRRNVIVWMDHRAVKQAEKINSSNSPVLQYCGGALSPEMEPPKLLWVKENLPESWSMVFRWMDLSDWLSYRATGDDTRSLCTTVCKWTYLGHAHMQQLNGKDSRNMETCGWDDDFWEEIGLGDLVDGHHAKIGRSVAFPGHPLGSGLTPTAAQELGLVAGTPVGTSLIDAHAGGVGIMESVPELGSEAKENDNEAICHRMALICGTSTCHMAVSRNKLFIPGVWGPFWSAMIPEYWLTEGGQSATGALLDYIIENHAASPRLANRAASLKISMFELLSNTIKTMIDELKSPFLAALTEHIHVLPDFHGNRSPIADPKSKGIVFGLTLETSERQLALLYLATVQGIAYGTRHIVEHCNAHGHKIDTLLACGGLSKNSLYIQEHADILVLSKGAQALA; translated from the exons ATGTCTGGTTTAAGAAGGCCGTGGTCCGATAATACTCCTCTATTGTCCTCACgtaaagaaaaacaacataCCTCCCCTGTCTCCCGCTCCTCTCCTTCCTCAGTCGAAATGTCAACCGCCGCCGCAACCACCACTCCTCGCCGCTCCATCTTCCTTGGCGTCGACGTCGGCACCGGCAGCGCCCGCGCTG GCCTGTTTGATGAGAGTGGAAAACTTCTGGGGTCTGCTAGTAGTCCTATACAAATATGGAAAGAAGGTGACTGTGTTGAg CAATCTTCGACAGATATTTGGCATGCCATATGTGCCGCTGTGAAATCTGCGTGCTCCCTTGCAAATGTTTCAGGGGATGAAGTGACAGGGATGGGATTCGCGGCTACTTGTTCTCTTG TTGCGGTCGATGCTGATGGAAGCCCTGTTACAGTTTCCTGGAGTGGTGATTCAAGACGGAATGTTATAGTATGGATGGATCATAGAGCTGTTAAACAAGCTGAAAAGATCAATTCTTCTAACTCACCAGTATTGCAATATTGTGGTGGAGCTCTTTCTCCTGAAATGGAGCCACCAAAG CTTTTATGGGTGAAAGAAAATTTGCCAGAATCTTGGTCGATGGTGTTTAGATGGATGGACTTGAGTGATTGGTTGTCATACAG AGCAACTGGAGATGATACTCGGAGTCTGTGCACAACAGTATGCAAATGGACTTATCTTGGTCATGCACACATGCAGCAGTTGAATGGGAAAGATTCCCGCAACATGGAAACTTGTGGATgggatgatgatttttgggaagAGATTGGCTTAGGTGATCTTGTTGATGGGCATCATGCTAAAATTG GACGAAGTGTAGCTTTCCCTGGTCATCCTTTGGGTTCTGGTTTAACTCCTACAGCTGCACAG GAACTGGGTCTTGTGGCAGGAACACCTGTGGGGACTTCACTGATAGATGCTCATGCTGGTGGTGTGGGGATAATGGAAAGTGTCCCCGAGTTAGGTTCTGAAGCTAAAG AGAATGATAATGAAGCTATATGTCATCGTATGGCATTAATCTGCGGTACTTCTACCTGTCATATGGCTGTGTCCCGAAACAAGCTATTTATTCCTGGGGTCTGGGGACCGTTTTGGTCAg CGATGATACCTGAGTACTGGCTTACAGAAGGTGGACAGAGTGCTACTGGTGCATTATTAgattatataattgaaaatcaTGCTGCTTCTCCCAGACTTGCAAATCGTGCTGCTTCTTTAA AAATATCCATGTTTGAACTACTGAGCAATACAATCAAGACAATGATAGATGAACTGAAGTCTCCATTCCTTGCTGCTTTGACTGAACATATACATGTCCTTCCTGATTTTCATGGAAATAG GTCTCCCATTGCAGATCCAAAATCCAAAGGAATTGTTTTTGGCCTGACTCTAGAAACGAGTGAGAGACAGTTGGCTCTTTTATACCTTGCTACCGTACAGGGTATTGCATATGGTACACGTCACATTGTGGAGCACTGCAACGCTCATGGTCATAAA ATCGATACATTACTTGCATGTGGTGGCCTCTCAAAGAACTCCCTCTACATCCAAGAACATGCAGATATCCTTG TGTTATCAAAAGGTGCTCAGGCGCTTGCTTAA